A region from the Desmospora profundinema genome encodes:
- a CDS encoding anti-sigma factor, translated as MSEDFKEKWKQYREGTLTEEERAEVELELEKLEAYQTYLKERREKEESLVPKRVQWWRKWGPRLRRGALVTAILFVVGIVLTVLTAVYYDSGDRLENYSDVAQATVALTQPNVETGGMNTSTGFFFKLNLSSDLKKRIGDEFTKAGTLDVDLFFNRVSDRRWDWRLDEPGWEPFHEAEQNDGLGWSRLENLPKGTVVEAYLAFDRPYQTQEVLDHMNPYRFLPVWYAVDTGEESGKWEEDDWLDERIGFPHEGIWLDRFAESREETVEGRFFFGLGTVTSESIEFPEMDEYGSADIREQNFMDTFRFVVDHADMADQIVGFPTVRWEERFRYVEQNGVQIYGAVITGPTKEVLKLKEEKWVKGVHVGEVRLWNWNWGDADET; from the coding sequence ATGAGTGAGGACTTCAAAGAAAAATGGAAGCAGTATCGCGAGGGAACACTCACCGAAGAGGAACGGGCAGAGGTCGAGTTGGAACTGGAAAAGCTGGAAGCCTATCAGACCTACCTAAAGGAGCGGAGGGAGAAAGAGGAGTCACTTGTACCGAAGCGGGTTCAGTGGTGGAGAAAGTGGGGTCCCCGTTTACGAAGAGGAGCCCTGGTGACAGCGATTCTGTTTGTTGTGGGGATCGTACTCACCGTGCTGACAGCAGTCTATTATGACTCGGGAGACCGGTTGGAAAATTACAGTGACGTCGCACAAGCCACCGTTGCTCTTACGCAGCCCAATGTGGAGACGGGTGGTATGAACACCTCCACTGGTTTCTTCTTTAAGCTTAATCTATCCTCGGATCTAAAAAAGCGAATCGGAGATGAATTTACTAAGGCGGGGACACTGGATGTCGATCTCTTCTTTAATCGGGTGTCGGATCGGAGATGGGACTGGCGATTGGATGAACCCGGTTGGGAACCGTTCCATGAGGCGGAGCAGAATGACGGACTAGGCTGGAGCAGATTGGAGAATCTGCCAAAAGGAACGGTTGTCGAGGCCTATCTGGCTTTTGATCGTCCCTATCAAACCCAGGAAGTGCTGGATCACATGAACCCATACCGCTTCCTGCCGGTGTGGTACGCGGTAGACACCGGGGAGGAAAGTGGTAAATGGGAGGAAGACGACTGGTTGGACGAGCGAATCGGATTTCCCCATGAGGGGATCTGGTTGGATCGGTTTGCTGAATCAAGGGAGGAAACCGTAGAAGGCCGCTTCTTTTTCGGGCTGGGGACAGTCACCTCTGAGTCGATTGAATTTCCGGAGATGGACGAGTACGGCAGTGCCGACATTCGCGAACAAAATTTTATGGATACCTTCCGGTTTGTGGTTGATCATGCCGACATGGCCGACCAAATCGTGGGATTCCCTACCGTGCGTTGGGAGGAACGCTTCCGCTATGTGGAACAGAACGGCGTTCAGATATACGGCGCCGTCATCACCGGTCCGACGAAAGAAGTGTTGAAATTGAAGGAAGAGAAATGGGTAAAAGGGGTGCATGTGGGAGAAGTGAGACTGTGGAATTGGAATTGGGGGGATGCGGATGAAACCTGA
- a CDS encoding cytosine permease translates to MIATNIARHDYARSPVPLSERRSWIPITLIWMGVGIDLSGVALGSALAQGMSLGNVIIAVVIGSFILGILAALCSVIGARTGLSMGMIVRFTFGEWGNRLVLLAMLIVGFGWFGVQTGLFGYAANAAISGAIGVEISAQWLTIVGGLLMTLTATLGYIAIERLSVVAIPFVITLLGYLLFHVFSHSEIRQTMWEAPAGGGLGLGMGISLVISGWVMGTFLADVARWARSTRDAALSGFFGFFIGNMIMLLLATSLVHLMGTDDVIIVMISTGMGTFVVLFLLLAQWTTNDNALYSLGLVMASMVRSIPKPVLCIVAGLAGTTLGFLGIADNFTTFLTYITPFTAPIGGIYLVEYFLINPSRFHFAFAKTPKIPALVWHTMLVWAAGAFVAFATTPDLLGWFALTHVPALDAGLVAAALHLMIGKFLGRLRKKEDSSSQEESAST, encoded by the coding sequence ATGATCGCCACGAATATTGCCAGGCATGACTATGCGCGTTCTCCCGTTCCATTGAGTGAACGGCGAAGCTGGATTCCTATCACCTTGATTTGGATGGGTGTGGGGATCGATCTGTCGGGGGTGGCGCTGGGTTCAGCATTGGCTCAAGGGATGAGCTTGGGAAATGTGATAATCGCCGTCGTCATCGGTTCATTTATTTTAGGGATTTTAGCTGCCTTATGCAGTGTGATCGGTGCCAGAACGGGTTTGTCCATGGGGATGATCGTTCGCTTTACGTTTGGGGAGTGGGGAAACCGGCTGGTTTTGCTGGCAATGTTGATCGTGGGCTTCGGTTGGTTCGGTGTGCAGACGGGATTGTTCGGATATGCGGCTAACGCAGCCATATCGGGAGCGATCGGGGTGGAGATCTCCGCCCAGTGGCTCACCATTGTCGGCGGCTTGTTGATGACCCTGACCGCCACATTGGGGTATATTGCCATCGAACGGTTAAGTGTGGTGGCGATCCCGTTTGTCATCACGTTGCTGGGTTATTTGTTGTTTCATGTGTTCAGCCATTCGGAAATTAGGCAAACGATGTGGGAGGCGCCTGCTGGTGGAGGGCTGGGACTGGGGATGGGAATCTCCCTGGTTATCAGCGGCTGGGTGATGGGGACTTTTTTGGCGGATGTGGCCCGGTGGGCACGGTCGACGAGAGATGCGGCCCTATCGGGATTTTTCGGTTTCTTTATCGGGAATATGATCATGCTTCTGTTGGCCACCTCTCTCGTCCACCTGATGGGGACCGATGATGTGATTATCGTGATGATTTCCACGGGAATGGGGACCTTTGTCGTTCTGTTCCTGCTGTTGGCACAGTGGACCACCAATGATAATGCGTTGTATTCACTCGGTTTGGTGATGGCTTCTATGGTTCGTTCCATCCCGAAGCCCGTTCTCTGTATTGTGGCGGGGCTGGCCGGCACGACACTGGGCTTTTTGGGTATTGCCGACAACTTCACCACGTTCCTGACGTATATCACTCCCTTTACCGCTCCCATCGGGGGGATCTACCTGGTTGAATACTTTTTGATCAATCCTTCCCGGTTCCATTTTGCCTTTGCCAAGACACCGAAGATTCCCGCGCTGGTTTGGCATACCATGCTGGTGTGGGCGGCGGGAGCCTTTGTCGCTTTTGCGACTACCCCGGATTTGTTGGGCTGGTTTGCCCTAACCCATGTACCGGCACTGGATGCGGGATTGGTGGCGGCGGCTCTTCATCTCATGATCGGTAAATTCCTTGGTCGATTGCGGAAAAAAGAAGATTCTTCTTCACAAGAGGAGAGTGCATCAACATGA
- a CDS encoding YqcI/YcgG family protein: protein MKLFSRKDMLSSERAKPQWFQDEYRHFHDTVTDPQFPCYLGTQAEKNGEVYYTYVEEDWSDLPRTIEAYMKVDRQSRGAPLTLAAFFKPEPSARSLNEYKNRFWEVLRFLHKQDPKPWPEDKPIDPDEYLWLFCFNGESFVVFANTPLYEKRKSRNLGNSLVIVFQPLALFAAFMPGKSAGVKARRNIRAKIDAYDEIPIHPALGDEQGSIQHPWQHFFLPDDNEPVQGKCPFQPHRQKKLHRR, encoded by the coding sequence ATGAAGCTGTTTTCACGAAAGGATATGCTTTCTTCCGAGAGAGCAAAACCACAATGGTTTCAAGATGAGTACCGACACTTTCACGACACTGTCACCGATCCGCAGTTCCCTTGTTACCTGGGTACGCAGGCGGAAAAGAACGGAGAAGTCTACTACACCTACGTGGAAGAGGATTGGTCGGACCTGCCCCGCACGATCGAGGCATATATGAAAGTGGATCGGCAGAGCAGGGGGGCGCCCTTGACATTGGCTGCTTTTTTTAAGCCGGAACCATCGGCGCGATCCTTGAATGAATATAAAAACCGGTTTTGGGAGGTTCTCCGTTTCCTGCACAAACAGGATCCAAAGCCATGGCCGGAGGACAAGCCGATCGATCCGGATGAGTATCTGTGGCTTTTCTGCTTTAATGGAGAGTCATTCGTCGTTTTCGCCAATACTCCGCTGTATGAAAAGAGAAAGAGCCGTAATCTGGGAAACAGTCTGGTCATCGTGTTTCAACCCCTGGCGTTGTTTGCGGCATTTATGCCCGGCAAATCGGCCGGTGTGAAAGCCCGCAGGAACATTCGCGCCAAGATTGATGCCTATGATGAAATACCGATCCATCCCGCCTTAGGTGATGAACAGGGTTCCATCCAGCACCCCTGGCAGCACTTTTTCCTTCCCGACGATAACGAACCGGTACAAGGTAAATGTCCGTTTCAACCCCATCGGCAAAAGAAGCTTCATCGAAGGTGA
- a CDS encoding beta-ketoacyl-ACP synthase III has translation MERAIQIVSTAKYLPEQTVTSEMLDEKLGLPPGWSYKSSRVRTRWFVTDETSSQMGAYAAEEALRRAGLAVEDIDCIISVSGTMEQPIPCHAALIHQRLTQGVPPVPAFDINSTCLSFITGLDLASHAIQAGQYHRVLFVASEIASIGLNWEQKKSSVLFGDGAAAVVVQKSAPESPARILASRMETYSQGADYTRIRGGGTRYHSRTNPPPEYFLFDMDGKAVYRMVARYLPGFVDRLLAQAGVGIDDLDLVIPHQASGIAMELMRKKLGIREEKYMTILEDHGNVIAASLPMALHEAVQQGRLARGSLVLMLGTSAGTSLGGVVLAY, from the coding sequence ATGGAACGAGCGATACAGATCGTAAGCACGGCAAAATATTTGCCAGAGCAGACGGTGACTTCGGAGATGCTGGATGAAAAGCTGGGGCTGCCGCCGGGTTGGAGTTATAAAAGTTCCCGTGTGCGGACGCGGTGGTTTGTAACCGATGAGACATCGTCGCAGATGGGGGCTTATGCGGCGGAGGAAGCCCTTCGCCGGGCGGGATTGGCGGTGGAGGACATTGATTGCATCATTTCCGTCAGCGGAACGATGGAGCAGCCGATCCCCTGTCATGCTGCTCTGATTCACCAGCGGCTCACCCAGGGAGTTCCTCCCGTTCCCGCTTTTGATATCAATTCCACTTGTTTGAGCTTTATTACGGGATTGGACCTCGCTTCCCACGCGATTCAGGCGGGGCAATACCACCGGGTCTTGTTTGTGGCTAGTGAGATCGCCTCTATCGGGTTGAACTGGGAGCAGAAGAAAAGCAGTGTGCTGTTTGGTGACGGGGCGGCGGCGGTGGTGGTGCAGAAGAGTGCACCCGAAAGTCCGGCGCGCATCCTGGCTTCCCGCATGGAAACATACAGCCAGGGAGCCGATTATACCCGGATCCGAGGCGGGGGCACCCGATATCATTCGCGTACCAATCCGCCGCCGGAGTATTTTCTGTTTGATATGGACGGAAAAGCGGTCTACCGTATGGTTGCCCGTTATTTGCCCGGGTTTGTGGACCGGCTGCTGGCACAGGCGGGGGTGGGCATCGATGATCTCGACTTGGTGATTCCCCACCAGGCCAGCGGGATCGCCATGGAGCTGATGCGGAAAAAGCTCGGTATTCGTGAGGAAAAGTATATGACGATTCTGGAAGACCACGGCAACGTGATTGCGGCATCCCTGCCGATGGCGTTGCATGAAGCCGTCCAGCAGGGGCGCCTTGCCCGGGGCTCCCTCGTGTTGATGCTGGGGACATCGGCGGGCACGTCACTCGGAGGTGTCGTGCTTGCGTACTAA
- a CDS encoding ATP-grasp domain-containing protein: MRTKPAVLITGGRAPVALDLARLFKRAGYRVLAAESMKYSLLSFSQAVDRWFSLPGPNRDEAGFVEGLVSLIRQHGVDWLIPTCEETFFIAKHRKRLEQGCRVLTDRLETLEQLHHKGSFIEELKRAGEHVPKTVVLHHRSEWKRGVEEVPFPAVLKPAYSRFATRVLFLEEPPEEPPVSLEQPWVLQERIAGPQLSAYAVAYHGRLAAYSCYRTVYTAGLGSALTFRHEEEPQVYEWVDRLVKRYGYTGQIAFDFIQSRDDGRFYPLECNPRATSGIHLFTEPSLVEAMVGGDCSSVVIPAADTKTMLVLPMVLYGWRQGKPWNWIRTMAAHRDVVFDWRDPAPFWGQGLSLWHLWRTARKQHLPLLKLTTQDIEWEGENDGTGNRGYRFSRTSLGEAPASVGAKGNGFRAQ; this comes from the coding sequence TTGCGTACTAAACCGGCGGTACTGATCACCGGCGGCCGGGCGCCGGTCGCCCTGGATCTGGCCCGGTTGTTCAAACGGGCCGGTTACCGGGTGTTGGCGGCGGAAAGCATGAAATACTCGCTGCTATCTTTTTCCCAAGCGGTGGATCGTTGGTTTTCCCTACCGGGTCCCAACCGGGACGAGGCCGGTTTTGTCGAGGGGCTGGTTTCCCTGATTCGGCAACATGGGGTGGATTGGCTGATTCCCACCTGTGAGGAGACTTTTTTTATTGCCAAGCACCGAAAGCGGCTGGAGCAGGGTTGTCGGGTGTTGACGGATCGGTTGGAAACGCTGGAGCAACTTCACCACAAGGGGTCCTTTATCGAGGAACTGAAGCGGGCGGGAGAGCATGTCCCGAAAACCGTCGTTCTTCATCATCGGTCGGAGTGGAAGCGTGGTGTGGAGGAGGTTCCTTTTCCGGCGGTCCTAAAGCCGGCCTACTCCCGATTTGCCACCCGGGTGCTTTTTTTGGAGGAACCGCCGGAGGAGCCGCCGGTTTCCCTGGAGCAACCCTGGGTGCTTCAGGAGCGCATTGCGGGACCTCAGCTGTCTGCTTACGCGGTCGCCTACCATGGGAGGCTGGCGGCTTACAGCTGCTACCGGACGGTGTATACGGCGGGGCTCGGTTCCGCCTTGACCTTTCGTCATGAGGAGGAGCCGCAGGTGTATGAGTGGGTGGACCGGCTGGTGAAGCGGTACGGCTATACCGGACAGATCGCCTTTGATTTTATTCAATCAAGGGATGACGGCCGCTTCTATCCCTTGGAATGCAACCCGCGCGCCACCAGCGGGATCCACCTGTTTACGGAGCCATCGTTGGTGGAGGCGATGGTTGGCGGGGACTGTTCCTCTGTGGTGATCCCCGCTGCGGACACCAAAACGATGTTGGTGCTTCCGATGGTGTTGTACGGGTGGCGGCAGGGGAAGCCGTGGAATTGGATCCGGACTATGGCCGCCCATCGGGATGTCGTCTTTGATTGGAGGGATCCGGCTCCCTTTTGGGGGCAGGGTCTCTCCCTGTGGCATCTGTGGCGAACCGCCCGCAAACAGCATCTGCCGCTGTTGAAGCTGACCACCCAAGATATCGAATGGGAGGGGGAAAACGATGGCACTGGTAACCGGGGGTACCGGTTTTCTCGGACAAGCCTTGGCGAGGCGCCTGCATCGGTCGGGGCGAAAGGTAACGGCTTTCGGGCGCAATGA
- a CDS encoding NAD-dependent epimerase/dehydratase family protein, translated as MALVTGGTGFLGQALARRLHRSGRKVTAFGRNEAVGAKLKEEGIRFIQGRLQDRQQVMEACAGQDVVFHCGALSSPWGRYRDFYESNVIGTERVIEACRKQGVRRLVHVSTPSLLFRFDERLDVKEDASLPGRFANHYAKTKFLAEQAVDRAYQEGLPVITIRPRALFGPGDTTILPRLIAANQRRFIPLIDRGKVWIDLTYIDNAVDALLLCETAPESCLGRKYHITNGEPVQLIDVLQQLFAKLDQPLRGKPVSYHQAFYAAWIMEWTARVVPWMEEPPFTRYTVSVLGKSQTLNLDRARHELGYQPRIPIAEGVDRYVRWHRNHG; from the coding sequence ATGGCACTGGTAACCGGGGGTACCGGTTTTCTCGGACAAGCCTTGGCGAGGCGCCTGCATCGGTCGGGGCGAAAGGTAACGGCTTTCGGGCGCAATGAGGCGGTCGGTGCCAAACTGAAAGAAGAGGGCATCCGCTTTATACAGGGCCGGCTGCAAGACCGCCAGCAGGTAATGGAAGCCTGTGCGGGGCAGGATGTCGTGTTTCACTGCGGTGCGCTCTCCTCTCCTTGGGGACGGTACCGGGATTTTTACGAGAGCAATGTGATCGGGACAGAACGGGTGATCGAAGCTTGCCGCAAACAGGGAGTCCGGCGGTTGGTCCATGTCTCCACTCCATCCCTTCTCTTCCGTTTCGACGAACGGTTGGATGTAAAAGAAGACGCCTCCTTGCCGGGCCGTTTTGCCAACCACTACGCCAAAACAAAATTTCTGGCGGAACAAGCGGTGGACCGGGCATACCAGGAGGGCCTTCCCGTCATCACGATCCGGCCCCGCGCCTTGTTTGGTCCGGGGGATACGACGATCCTGCCCCGGCTGATTGCCGCGAACCAACGACGGTTCATTCCCTTGATCGATCGAGGGAAAGTGTGGATAGATCTGACCTATATCGATAATGCTGTGGACGCTCTTCTCCTCTGTGAAACGGCCCCCGAATCCTGCCTGGGTCGGAAGTATCACATTACCAACGGGGAACCGGTCCAGCTGATCGACGTGTTGCAGCAACTGTTCGCGAAGCTGGATCAGCCTCTTCGCGGTAAACCCGTCTCCTACCATCAAGCCTTTTATGCCGCCTGGATCATGGAGTGGACGGCCCGTGTGGTTCCATGGATGGAGGAGCCGCCGTTTACCCGCTACACGGTGAGCGTCCTGGGGAAAAGCCAGACCCTCAACCTGGATCGGGCGCGACACGAACTGGGATACCAACCCCGCATCCCAATTGCTGAAGGAGTGGATCGATATGTCCGCTGGCACCGCAATCACGGTTGA
- a CDS encoding MBL fold metallo-hydrolase → MSAGTAITVESTLFSTGYCRQIERLSRRDAPFRLASFHALAVLIRHPTEGFLLFDTGYATHFFRETCRFPYSLYRRITPVVFRQEDALTEQLRERGISPTDIRYVFLSHFHGDHIGGVRDFSQSVFICSREAYHHIRDKRGMAAMRNGFVPGLLPPDFSERVQFIEEKDPFPFRETYGVFDTVFDWFGDGSLLAIRLSGHAPGQYGLFFVDRDRGPTLLCADAAWSMAAIRTESEPHPLTYKVMGGRKEYRHHFQQLVDFHRKNPAVRIVPSHCPEALTAVKGVEA, encoded by the coding sequence ATGTCCGCTGGCACCGCAATCACGGTTGAATCCACCCTATTTAGCACCGGCTATTGCCGGCAAATCGAACGGTTGAGCCGCCGGGATGCCCCGTTTCGCCTTGCCTCTTTTCACGCCCTGGCCGTGTTGATCCGCCATCCGACGGAGGGGTTTCTTCTGTTTGATACCGGTTATGCCACCCATTTTTTCAGAGAAACCTGCCGGTTTCCCTATTCGCTCTACCGCCGGATCACACCGGTGGTGTTCCGGCAGGAAGACGCCCTGACGGAACAGTTGCGGGAGCGTGGCATTTCCCCGACGGATATCCGGTATGTCTTCTTATCCCATTTTCACGGGGATCATATCGGAGGGGTGCGGGATTTCTCCCAGTCGGTTTTCATCTGCTCCCGGGAAGCGTATCACCACATCCGGGACAAACGGGGGATGGCCGCCATGCGAAACGGATTCGTCCCCGGTTTGTTGCCCCCGGACTTTTCCGAACGGGTCCAATTTATCGAAGAGAAGGACCCCTTTCCTTTTCGGGAGACTTACGGTGTATTCGACACCGTTTTCGACTGGTTTGGGGACGGGTCGCTGTTGGCCATCCGCTTATCGGGGCATGCCCCTGGACAATACGGACTCTTTTTTGTGGACCGTGACCGGGGCCCCACCTTACTCTGCGCGGATGCGGCTTGGTCGATGGCGGCGATCCGGACGGAGAGTGAGCCTCATCCCCTCACATACAAGGTGATGGGAGGACGAAAGGAGTATCGTCATCATTTTCAACAGCTGGTCGATTTTCACCGCAAGAATCCGGCGGTGCGAATCGTTCCATCCCACTGCCCGGAAGCGTTGACCGCTGTGAAAGGGGTGGAAGCATGA
- a CDS encoding F390 synthetase-related protein, whose product MNLFRLSFAYIRTRRVMAVRSRRQLEARQLRLMRRHFGFVLKHSPFYRDHFREAIRGWDGSDLTFERLEALPLMDKELMMTHFDRLNTAGIQKEEALRCAWQAEETRDFTPQIGKVTVGLSSGTSGNRGLFLVSQEERERWAGTILAKVLPRGLAKRERIAFFLRANSNLYTSVRRRRLSFEYYDLLHYLSVHVERLNRQQPTILVAPPSVLLSLSKEQARGRLAIRPVKVVSVADVLDNRDREFIGEQLGKPVHQIYQCTEGFLAATCPFGTLHLNEDLVHIGREWIDKDSGRFVPIVTDFSRTTQPFIRYRLNDVLVLKKEPCPCGSVFSAIARVEGRCDDIFYLKDQKTAQNKAVFPDFIRRAVWQAGEEVVQYRVVQQAPDAITVAFEEQSGTDRKQAEEQMRAAMIRLFNRLDVQPATIRFTYYQPPAADKKLRRVERMWSP is encoded by the coding sequence ATGAACCTGTTTCGTCTGTCTTTTGCGTACATACGGACCCGGCGGGTGATGGCTGTCCGGTCCCGCCGTCAGTTGGAAGCTCGCCAGCTGCGGCTGATGCGTCGCCATTTTGGTTTTGTCCTGAAACACTCCCCCTTTTACCGCGACCATTTTCGGGAGGCGATAAGGGGGTGGGACGGATCGGATTTGACGTTTGAGAGGCTTGAGGCATTGCCTTTGATGGATAAAGAGTTGATGATGACCCATTTTGACCGATTAAACACCGCCGGAATTCAAAAGGAGGAAGCGCTGCGCTGCGCATGGCAAGCGGAGGAAACGAGGGATTTCACCCCCCAGATCGGAAAGGTGACGGTTGGCTTGTCCTCCGGCACCTCCGGTAACCGGGGGTTGTTTCTGGTCAGTCAGGAAGAACGGGAGCGGTGGGCCGGCACTATTTTAGCCAAGGTTCTCCCCCGGGGATTGGCAAAGAGGGAACGTATCGCTTTTTTCCTGCGGGCCAACAGCAATTTGTATACCTCGGTACGGCGGCGGCGATTGTCGTTTGAATATTACGATCTGCTGCATTATCTTTCTGTGCATGTGGAGCGGCTAAACCGGCAACAGCCCACCATTCTGGTGGCCCCTCCTTCTGTGTTGTTATCCTTAAGTAAGGAACAGGCGAGGGGGAGATTGGCCATCCGGCCTGTCAAAGTCGTCTCCGTGGCCGATGTCCTGGACAACCGGGACCGGGAATTCATAGGAGAGCAGTTGGGGAAGCCGGTTCACCAGATTTATCAGTGCACGGAAGGGTTTTTGGCCGCCACTTGTCCTTTTGGTACGCTTCACCTCAACGAAGATCTCGTCCATATCGGGCGGGAGTGGATTGATAAAGATAGCGGGCGGTTCGTCCCCATCGTGACCGATTTTTCCCGCACGACGCAACCGTTCATCCGCTATCGGTTAAACGATGTCCTGGTATTAAAAAAAGAACCGTGCCCCTGCGGATCGGTCTTTTCCGCGATCGCGCGGGTGGAGGGGCGTTGTGACGATATCTTTTATCTGAAGGACCAAAAAACAGCTCAAAACAAAGCGGTGTTTCCCGACTTCATCCGGCGCGCCGTCTGGCAGGCGGGTGAGGAGGTTGTCCAATACCGGGTGGTTCAACAGGCTCCTGATGCCATCACGGTCGCCTTTGAAGAGCAGAGCGGAACGGATCGCAAACAGGCGGAAGAACAGATGCGGGCCGCCATGATCCGGTTGTTTAACCGTTTGGACGTTCAACCGGCCACGATCCGTTTCACTTACTACCAACCTCCGGCAGCGGACAAAAAGCTGCGGCGGGTGGAACGGATGTGGTCCCCATGA
- a CDS encoding GNAT family N-acetyltransferase, with translation MVPMTPIRLHDSNAAKGLDFSRYRHGEAVRDYWIPLMRKPSTWIRNIDTRCLLLEVDEWLLPVTVNEEEYDNSYVCSPHTQYIGYVRDELRILENPLLRMGVQAGLAPLGGWMRRARINRIVFVNNWLLSTNLHVPLSRTRTHQVAQFLQERFPDHAIAYRSLTELLHAQWMQDLTDVGHDLIPSRQIYLFHKDDDRRLSRRERSRMKQDLRLLQSSDYEVMEPEAIHADDAERIIDLYEQLYIHKYSRHNPQFTPLWIRRALETGFLHIQALRKEGRINGVIGYWIRDEWMTAPLLGYDRTRPQKEGLYRMLTALLTLEGKRRGLHLHLSGGAGKFKLYRGAASAIEYSAVLTRHLPVHRRIAWRALTLILKQAAVPLVKIYQA, from the coding sequence GTGGTCCCCATGACCCCCATCCGTCTACACGACTCGAATGCGGCGAAAGGGTTGGACTTTTCCCGCTACCGCCATGGAGAGGCGGTCCGGGACTATTGGATCCCCCTGATGAGGAAACCCTCCACCTGGATCCGCAATATAGATACCCGCTGTCTCCTTTTGGAAGTAGATGAATGGCTGCTGCCCGTCACCGTCAATGAAGAAGAGTATGACAACTCCTATGTCTGCTCACCCCATACACAATATATCGGCTATGTGCGCGATGAGCTGCGGATCCTGGAGAATCCCCTCCTGCGCATGGGGGTGCAGGCCGGGCTGGCTCCGCTTGGAGGGTGGATGAGGCGGGCACGGATCAACCGCATCGTCTTTGTTAACAACTGGCTCCTCTCTACCAATCTGCATGTTCCGTTATCCCGAACCCGGACCCATCAGGTGGCCCAGTTTCTGCAGGAGCGTTTTCCCGACCATGCGATCGCTTACCGATCCTTGACGGAACTCTTGCATGCCCAGTGGATGCAGGACTTGACCGATGTGGGTCATGACCTCATTCCCAGCCGTCAGATTTATCTCTTCCACAAGGATGACGACCGCCGTCTGTCACGGCGAGAGCGTAGCCGGATGAAGCAGGATCTCCGCTTGTTGCAATCCAGCGATTATGAGGTGATGGAACCGGAGGCGATCCACGCCGACGATGCGGAGCGGATCATAGACTTGTACGAACAGCTTTATATCCATAAGTACTCGCGCCACAATCCCCAGTTTACTCCGTTATGGATTCGCCGGGCACTGGAAACCGGATTTCTTCATATTCAGGCCTTGCGCAAAGAAGGCCGCATCAACGGCGTGATCGGCTATTGGATTCGGGATGAGTGGATGACCGCCCCTCTTCTCGGGTATGACCGGACCCGCCCCCAAAAAGAAGGCCTGTACCGGATGCTGACGGCGCTTCTGACGCTGGAAGGAAAACGGCGGGGGCTCCATCTGCACTTAAGCGGCGGAGCCGGCAAGTTCAAACTGTACCGCGGGGCAGCATCGGCCATCGAATACAGCGCCGTTCTGACCCGTCATCTTCCCGTCCATCGCCGGATAGCGTGGCGGGCGTTAACCCTCATCCTAAAACAGGCAGCGGTGCCGCTGGTAAAAATATATCAGGCGTAA
- a CDS encoding DinB family protein, with the protein MRDLTSPNLPEDLSVPFGLMEDAFHRLSRLVSDMSQDEVDYRGPTGEVNSTGTLIQHLAATDLGYLYCIKGEPSEKLIDEFGPDRTEDGRLPTVNGQPVDSLLASYRSVLDRVHEYLMTRTETDATLSVTVPWWPEPASVRYVLWHMAGHSMYHQGQIRRLREWYKKEKVHG; encoded by the coding sequence ATGCGGGATCTTACCAGTCCCAATCTGCCAGAAGATTTGTCCGTTCCGTTTGGTTTGATGGAAGACGCGTTTCACAGGCTGAGCCGACTGGTCAGCGATATGAGCCAAGACGAAGTGGATTACCGGGGTCCGACCGGAGAGGTAAACTCGACGGGCACGCTGATCCAACACCTTGCCGCTACCGACCTCGGCTACCTATATTGCATCAAGGGGGAGCCCTCTGAGAAATTAATCGATGAATTCGGCCCCGACCGTACCGAAGACGGACGCCTGCCCACCGTAAACGGTCAGCCGGTGGACTCTTTGTTGGCTTCTTACCGAAGTGTCCTTGACCGAGTTCATGAGTACCTGATGACGCGCACCGAAACGGACGCCACCCTTTCCGTCACCGTGCCCTGGTGGCCGGAACCGGCCAGTGTACGGTATGTGCTGTGGCATATGGCGGGGCACTCGATGTACCACCAGGGACAAATCCGTCGCCTGCGGGAGTGGTATAAGAAGGAGAAAGTGCATGGTTAG
- a CDS encoding YjzC family protein — protein sequence MIIGKKPGEKPDHPGEYEERGPGGEKITNPRRITMEPGDDRLPPTQEPDRTWKWIGPPKKT from the coding sequence ATAATCATAGGAAAAAAGCCCGGGGAAAAACCGGATCATCCAGGTGAATACGAAGAAAGAGGTCCCGGCGGGGAAAAGATTACTAACCCCCGACGGATCACCATGGAGCCGGGGGATGATCGTTTACCGCCTACTCAAGAGCCTGATCGTACGTGGAAGTGGATTGGGCCACCAAAGAAAACGTAA